A genomic window from Gambusia affinis linkage group LG16, SWU_Gaff_1.0, whole genome shotgun sequence includes:
- the cfap99 gene encoding cilia- and flagella-associated protein 99 isoform X2, with protein sequence MDQLSKKGRRARVKPTECQDFIFSKNKLPTSPKEELSRRPNKFTPVPSSTYMTPRELQKIQECKEKNQKKAEKLLHAVHFKCGDAETSEEMESVISQIKAEGNAKMKSKFFHAKEIPSTSMVESHPVRLNNAAIWRREALHDRLVKEELHKIDELVQGAADPSPFLQRIKELEERERQEKRQAEERTRLETQIIEKEIALTRKRIAEQKHEAAQRKKEETARIMRRYAEKQLKKEKEVRDLVQQVMEDRINLKVALERSKRIKQKIVKEVSEESHELLHQALEEQQEELRKRLQIIHEIHVIESLPIIKPNNFDETKTAGYELLGEMSLAELKERLALLKQNQKKEEEERRSNILEEKVKKQQQILETLDNINLYRELLMKEAADRKEERRAQQELLKQVVAEDDTIVALKKKLEDKKQALHKVKETEKSRAKPSRRFSRSASTQRDLRETTWEELEQNLSRYV encoded by the exons ATGGATCAGCTTTCAAAAAAAGGAAGGAGAGCTCGAGTTAAACCCACCGAGTGTCAGGATTTCATCTTCTCCAAAAATAAACTGCCAACCTCACCCAAAGAGGAGCTGAGCCGTCGGCCAAACAAGTTCACACCA GTACCAAGCAGTACTTACATGACTCCAAGAGAACTGCAGAAAATACAGGAGTGTAAAGAGAAGAACCAAAAAAAGGCTGAG AAACTTCTGCATGCGGTCCACTTCAAATGTGGGGATGCAGAGACATCAGAAGAAATGGAG aGTGTGATTTCCCAGATCAAGGCAGAAGGCAACGCCAAAATGAAGTCTAAGTTTTTTCATGCAAAAGAAATTCCTTCCACTAGTATG GTGGAGAGCCACCCAGTCAGGCTTAATAATGCAGCTATTTGGAGAAGAGAGGCGTTGCATGACCGTCTGGTGAAGGAGGAGCTACACAA AATAGATGAACTGGTGCAGGGAGCGGCAGACCCGTCGCCTTTCCTGCAGCGGAtaaaggagctggaggagcggGAGCGCCAGGAGAAGCGGCAGGCAGAAGAACGGACCCGTCTGGAGACTCAGATCATCGAAAAGGAGATAGCTCTGACTCGCAAACGGATTGCTGAGCAAAAACATGAAGCTGCTCAACGCAAGAAAGAAGAG ACTGCTCGCATCATGCGAAGATATGCagaaaagcagctgaagaaagaaaaggaagtaAGAGATTTAGTGCAACAAGTGATGGAGGACAGGATTAACTTAAAAGTAGCTCTAGAAAGGAGCAAGagaataaagcagaaaatcG TGAAAGAAGTATCAGAGGAGAGCCACGAGCTGCTTCACCAAGCCCTCGAGGAACAACAGGAGGAGCTCAGAAAAAGGTTACAAATCATCCATGAAATTCACGTCATTGAGTCGCTGCCTATCATCAAACCGAACAACTTCGACGAGACGAAG ACTGCAGGCTACGAGCTGCTGGGTGAGATGTCACTGGCCGAGCTGAAGGAGAGGCTGGCGCTGctgaagcagaaccagaagaaagaggaggaggagcgacGCAGCAACATCctggaggagaaggtgaagaagcagcagcagatcctGGAGACGCTGGACAACATTAACCTCTACAGGGAGCTGCTGATGAAGGAAGCAGCCGACAG GAAAGAGGAACGGCGTGCCCAGCAGGAGCTCCTGAAACAGGTGGTGGCTGAGGACGACACCATTGTGGCTCtgaagaagaagctggaggaTAAGAAACAGGCGTTACACAAAGTGAAGGAAACTGAGAAGAGCCGGGCCAAACCCAGCAGAAGGTTCAGCAGGAGCGCGTCTACTCAG AGAGACTTAAGGGAGACAACATGGGAGGAACTGGAGCAGAACTTATCCCGCTACGTTTAG
- the si:dkey-21a6.5 gene encoding laminin subunit alpha-5 — MTRILSYDSDERADSWLNKALVFSEPLRDEMLQTDPGWRFGLTRKRMDRLRLLSALTAACFIGLVQSQTTLAPAVMNTTVVQNATVVTPTPVIFSSTTPGCFSFNASTCEACAPGSQYDNNTLLCTCCPDPGLCLFPGACLPCKTGFHQPLAGQQQCLACSQGSYTNFTGSPLCHPCPAGSFNNNTAAESCTSCSPGLFASKLGSTSCTPCPQGSFCNSSGCTQCPMCPGGTEALQTAAKDCTPCRPGMHKAPHQTMCQICSSGFYQILWGQESCDLCPENHYCPSPDVNPIQCPSDAFCPKGSTAPGYCMETFFRKAGDTCELAPVTIALLVIGGGVALLLIILLVLRRRRDSDGELAVARAPLLRKERPQGRYYGLPCDTEPVYAGW, encoded by the exons ATGACGCGCATTTTGTCATATGACAGCGATGAGAGAGCGGATTCTTGGCTGAATAAGGCTCTGGTGTTTTCAGAGCCTCTCCGGGATGAGATGCTGCAGACAGACCCAGGCTGGAGGTTCGGGCTGACCCGCAAGAGGATGGACCGTCTGCGGCTCCTCTCTGCCCTCACCGCCGCTTGTTTCATCG GCTTGGTGCAGAGCCAGACCACGCTCGCCCCTGCTGTGATGAACACCACGGTGGTGCAGAATGCCACCGTTGTGACTCCAACACCCGTGATTTTCAGCAGCACCACCCCAGGCTGCTTCAGTTTCAACGCTTCTACTTGTGAGGCCTGTGCGCCGGGGTCACAGTACGACAACA ACACGCTGCTGTGTACGTGCTGCCCTGATCCTGGGCTCTGTCTATTTCCTGGAGCCTGTCTTCCATGCAAGACAGGTTTCCATCAGCCACTGGCAGGACAGCAGCAGTGTCTGGCTTGCAGTCAGGGCTCCTACACAAA TTTCACCGGGAGCCCGTTGTGCCACCCCTGCCCTGCAGGATCCTTCAACAACAACACGGCTGCAGAAAGCTGCACAAGCTGCTCCCCAG GTTTGTTTGCATCAAAGCTCGGCTCCACTTCCTGCACACCATGTCCCCAGGGAAGCTTCTGCAA TTCGTCTGGTTGCACACAATGCCCGATGTGTCCCGGAGGAACAGAAGCTCTCCAGACCGCTGCTAAAGACTGCACCCCCTGCCGACCAG GCATGCACAAAGCTCCCCATCAGACGATGTGTCAAATCTGCAGCAGTGGCTTCTACCAGATCCTCTGGGGTCAGGAGAGCTGTGACCTCTGCCCTGAGAACCACTACTGCCCT AGCCCCGACGTGAACCCCATTCAGTGTCCGAGCGATGCTTTCTGCCCCAAAGGCAGCACGGCTCCGGGTTACTGCATGGAGACGTTCTTCAGGAAAGCAGGGGACACCTGTGAACTGGCGCCGGTTACTATCGCTCTGTTGGTCATCGGAGGGGGCG TGGCTTTACTCCTGATCATTTTGTTGGTTCTTCGTCGACGCCGGGACTCTGATGGAGAGCTGGCGGTCGCCCGGGCTCCTCTGCTACGCAAAGAGCGACCTCAGGGTCGGTACTACGGCCTGCCCTGTGACACGGAACCAGTCTATGCCGGCTGGTGA
- the mrpl35 gene encoding 39S ribosomal protein L35, mitochondrial, whose amino-acid sequence MAAAMVRRLSGLLRPLSRSVGTSSPQIRQLSGFNRAQPLYRTVTAAVCAPVRATAAQTPCYTLLQRVSALVPSLTWQPCRNLTYFSMKKGKRKTVSAVTDRFMRLHCGLWIRRKAGYKKKLWKKLPARRKRLREIVFCNKTQCRLLDKMTSSYWKRRNWFLNDPYQKYHDRVNL is encoded by the exons atggcGGCCGCGATGGTTAGAAGGTTGTCAG GGCTGCTGAGACCTCTATCCCGCTCTGTAGGAACCAGTTCTCCTCAGATCCGTCAGCTCTCCGGGTTCAACCGGGCTCAGCCTCTCTACAGAACAGTTACAGCCGCTGTCTGCGCTCCCGTCCGGGCTACTGCGGCTCAGACGCCCTGCTACACCCTCCTGCAGCG GGTTTCAGCTCTGGTTCCCAGCCTGACCTGGCAACCCTGCAGAAACCTGACATATTTCAGCatgaagaaaggaaagaggaaaacagtAAGCGCGGTGACCGACCGGTTTATGCGGCTGCACTGTGGCCTTTGGATCAGGCGGAAG GCTGGGTACAAGAAGAAGCTGTGGAAGAAGCTACCTGCCAGACGAAAGCGCTTGAGGgaaattgttttctgtaacaAGACTCAATGCAGACTCCTGGACAAAATGACCTCTTCTTACTGGAAACGCAGAAACTGGTTCCTTAATGATCCGTATCAGAAGTACCACGACCGTGTCAAcctctga